The following coding sequences lie in one Scatophagus argus isolate fScaArg1 chromosome 9, fScaArg1.pri, whole genome shotgun sequence genomic window:
- the has2 gene encoding hyaluronan synthase 2 → MRCQRVLTYLRIFGTTMFGVSLLVGISTAYIMGYQFFTTAQNHLSFGLYGAILVIHLIIQSLFALLEHRNMRRSLETPIKLNKSLALCIAAYQEDPNYLRKCLVSVKRLTYPGIKVIMVIDGNSEDDMYMMDIFKEVMGRDKSATYVWRSNFHHRAPEETDESYTESIQHISRLMLSNKCVCIMQKWGGKREVMYTPFKALGRSVDYVQVCDSDTMLDPASSVEMVKVLEEDPMVGGVGGDVQILNKYESWISFLSSVRYWMAFNIERACQSYFGCVQCISGPLGMYRNSLLQEFLEDWYNQTFMGSHCSFGDDRHLTNRVLSLGYATKYTARSKCLTETPITYLRWLNQQTRWSKSYFREWLYNSMWFHKHHLWMTYEAVITGFFPFFLIATAIQLFYQGRLWNILLFLLIVQAVALIKSSFASCLRGNIVMVFMSFYSVLYMSSLLPAKMFAIATINKSGWGTSGRKTIVVNFIGLIPISVWFTILFIGIIYTIIQQTRKPFPESEKLVLIIGAVVYASYWVILLTLYTVLINKCGKRKKEQHYDMVLDV, encoded by the exons ATGAGGTGTCAGAGGGTGCTCACCTACCTGCGGATATTTGGGACCACCATGTTTGGTGTGTCCCTTCTGGTGGGAATCTCCACAGCCTACATCATGGGCTACCAGTTCTTCACCACAGCCCAAAATCACCTATCCTTCGGCCTGTATGGTGCCATCTTGGTCATCCACCTCATTATCCAGAGCCTCTTTGCACTCTTAGAACACAGAAACATGCGGCGGTCCTTAGAGACGCCCATCAAACTGAACAAATCCTTGGCGCTGTGCATTGCAGCATATCAAGAGGACCCAAACTACCTGAGGAAATGCCTGGTGTCGGTGAAGAGGCTGACATACCCAGGGATCAAAGTGATCATGGTAATCGATGGGAACTCAGAGGATGACATGTATATGATGGATATTTTTAAAGAGGTCATGGGACGGGACAAATCAGCCACATATGTCTGGCGGAGTAACTTTCACCACAGAGCGCCTGAAGAGACGGATGAGAGCTATACTGAGAGCATTCAGCATATCTCCAGGCTCATGCTGAgcaacaagtgtgtgtgcatcatgcAGAAGtggggagggaagagagaggtCATGTATACCCCCTTCAAAGCACTGGGGAGGAGCGTGGACTATGTGCAG GTATGTGACTCTGACACTATGTTGGACCCAGCATCCTCAGTGGAGATGGTGAAGGTTCTAGAAGAAGACCCAATGGTTGGAGGTGTTGGAGGAGATGTACAG ATCCTAAACAAATATGAGTCATGGATCTCCTTCCTGAGCAGTGTGCGGTACTGGATGGCCTTCAATATTGAGCGGGCTTGCCAGTCCTACTTTGGTTGCGTTCAGTGCATCAGTGGTCCTTTAGGAATGTACCGGAACTCCCTCCTGCAAGAGTTCCTTGAAGACTGGTACAATCAAACTTTCATGGGATCCcactgcagttttggagatgaCCGCCATCTCACAAACAGAGTTCTAAGCCTTGGATATGCAACCAAATACACTGCGCGATCAAAGTGCCTCACAGAGACACCGATCACATACCTGCGATGGCTCAATCAACAAACTCGATGGAGTAAGTCATATTTCAGAGAATGGCTATACAACTCTATGTGGTTCCACAAACATCATTTATGGATGACTTATGAGGCTGTGATCACAGGCTTCTTCCCATTTTTCCTGATTGCCACTGCGATTCAACTGTTCTACCAAGGAAGGCTCTGGAATATTCTGTTATTTCTACTCATTGTGCAGGCGGTGGCACTGATCAAGTCATCATTTGCCAGCTGCCTCAGAGGTAACATAGTCATGGTGTTCATGTCGTTCTattctgtactgtacatgtCAAGCCTGTTGCCAGCCAAAATGTTTGCAATAGCAACAATCAACAAGTCTGGATGGGGGACCTCTGGGAGGAAAACAATAGTGGTGAATTTCATCGGTCTGATTCCTATATCAGTTTGGTTCACCATCCTCTTCATTGGGATTATATATACGATAATCCAGCAAACTAGAAAACCCTTTCCTGAGTCAGAAAAACTTGTTCTTATCATAGGGGCAGTCGTCTATGCCAGTTACTGGGTCATACTGTTGACGCTGTATACAGTGCTCATAAATAAGTGtggaaaaaggaagaaggaaCAACACTATGATATGGTGCTGGACGTATGA